A stretch of Brassica napus cultivar Da-Ae chromosome C6, Da-Ae, whole genome shotgun sequence DNA encodes these proteins:
- the LOC106410714 gene encoding H/ACA ribonucleoprotein complex subunit 4-like — MTEVEEVPADTGDYMIKPQSFTPSIDTSQWPLLLKNYDRLNVRTGHYTPISSGHSPLKRPLIDYIRYGVINLDKPSNPSSHEVVAWIKRILRVEKTGHSGTLDPKVTGNLIVCIDRATRLVKSQQGAGKEYVCVARLHSAVPDVAKVARALESLTGAVFQRPPLISAVKRQLRIRTIYQSKLLEYDADRHLVVFWVSCEAGTYIRTMCVHLGLLLGVGGHMQELRRVRSGILGENDNMVTMHDVMDAQWMYDNYKDESYLRRVIMPLEVILTSYKRLVVKDSAVNAICYGAKLMIPGLLRFENDIDVGTEVVLMTTKGEAIAVGIAEMTTSVMATCDHGVVAKIKRVVMDRDTYPRKWGLGPRASMKKKLIADGKLDKHGKPNEKTPVEWSRNVVLPTGGDAMIAGAAAAPAKVDVVAAVVEKVEAENGEVSKRKHKRDESSDSPAPVSTKKAKTKDVEGGEVEEKVKSEKKEKKKKKDKEEDKEEVATPKSEKKKKKSKETDEDESAAEKSEKKKKKKSKETDEAASAEKSEKKKKKDKKKKSKDSEDEE; from the coding sequence ATGACAGAAGTCGAAGAAGTTCCAGCCGACACCGGAGACTACATGATCAAGCCCCAGAGCTTCACCCCCTCCATCGACACATCCCAGTGGCCCCTCCTCCTCAAGAACTACGACCGCCTCAACGTCCGTACTGGTCACTACACTCCCATCTCCTCCGGACACTCCCCTCTCAAGCGTCCTCTCATAGACTACATCCGCTACGGTGTCATCAACCTCGACAAGCCCTCGAACCCTTCCTCTCACGAGGTCGTCGCTTGGATCAAACGCATCCTCCGCGTGGAGAAGACGGGACACAGTGGAACCCTTGACCCTAAAGTCACGGGTAACCTCATCGTCTGCATCGACAGAGCCACGAGGCTTGTGAAGTCGCAGCAAGGTGCGGGGAAAGAGTACGTCTGCGTTGCTCGTCTCCACTCTGCTGTCCCCGACGTGGCGAAAGTGGCGAGGGCTCTCGAGTCGCTCACCGGAGCTGTGTTCCAGAGGCCGCCTTTGATCTCTGCCGTGAAGAGGCAGCTGAGGATTAGGACGATCTACCAAAGTAAGTTGCTTGAGTACGATGCGGATAGGCATTTGGTTGTGTTCTGGGTTTCTTGTGAGGCGGGTACTTATATTAGGACCATGTGTGTTCACTTGGGTTTGCTTCTTGGTGTCGGTGGGCATATGCAAGAGCTTAGGAGGGTTAGGTCTGGGATCTTGGGTGAGAATGATAACATGGTTACGATGCATGATGTCATGGATGCTCAGTGGATGTATGATAACTACAAGGATGAGAGTTATCTCAGGAGGGTGATTATGCCTCTTGAGGTGATCTTGACGAGCTACAAGAGGCTCGTTGTGAAGGATTCTGCTGTCAATGCGATCTGCTATGGTGCTAAGCTGATGATTCCCGGGCTTTTGAGGTTCGAGAATGATATTGATGTCGGCACTGAGGTTGTTTTGATGACGACTAAAGGTGAGGCGATTGCTGTTGGGATCGCTGAGATGACGACCTCTGTGATGGCGACTTGTGATCATGGCGTGGTGGCTAAGATCAAGAGGGTGGTGATGGATAGAGACACTTACCCGAGGAAGTGGGGTCTGGGGCCTAGGGCttcgatgaagaagaagcttatCGCTGATGGGAAATTGGATAAGCACGGGAAGCCTAATGAGAAGACGCCTGTTGAGTGGAGCAGGAACGTGGTTTTGCCAACCGGTGGTGATGCTATGATTGCTGGTGCTGCTGCGGCTCCTGCGAAGGTTGATGTTGTTGCAGCTGTCGTGGAGAAGGTTGAAGCTGAGAATGGAGAAGTGAGCAAGCGTAAGCACAAGCGTGATGAGAGCAGTGACAGCCCCGCTCCTGTGTCAACCAAGAAAGCGAAGACCAAAGATGTTGAAGGAGGTGAGGTTGAAGAGAAGGTGAAGTctgagaagaaggagaagaagaaaaagaaggacAAGGAGGAGGATAAAGAAGAGGTAGCGACACCAAAgtcagagaagaagaaaaagaagagcaaGGAGACGGATGAGGATGAGTCAGCAGCAGAGAAgagtgagaagaagaagaaaaagaagagcaaGGAGACTGATGAAGCTGCTTCAGCGGAGAagagtgagaagaagaaaaagaaggacaagaagaagaaaagcaaaGACAGCGAAGATGAGGAATAA
- the LOC106410713 gene encoding triacylglycerol lipase SDP1L-like, translating to MDISNEASVDPFSIGPTGIIGRTIAFRVLLCKSTTTLRHKLFRFLVCFYGGARAFLSPCVSWLHPRNPQGILAMVTTMAFMLNRYTSLKAKAEMAYRRKFWRNMMTAALTHEEWSHAAKMLDKETPKMNETDLFDVELVRNKLEELKHRRHENSLRDIIFCMRADLVRNLGNMCNPELHKGRLQVPKLIKEYIDEVSTQLRMVCDTDTEELSLEEKLSFMHETRHAFGRTALLLSGGASLGAFHLGVVKTLVEHKLLPRIIAGSSVGSVMCAVVGTRSWPELQSFFEGSWHALQFFDQMGGIFTIAKRVMTQGAVHEIRHLQWKLRNLTNNLTFQEAYDMTGRILGITVCSPRKHEPPRCLNYLTSPHVVIWSAVTASCAFPGLFEAQELMAKDRTGEIVPYHPLFNPEETSGASVRRWRDGSLEMDLPMIQLRELFNVNHFIVSQANPHIAPFLRMKEFVRACGGRFAAKLAQLMEMEVKHRCNQVLELGLPLREVAKLFAQEWEGDVTIVMPATISQYLKIIQNPSNVEIQKAANQGRRCTWEKLAVIKANFGIELALDECVAVLNHMRRIKRTAQRAAAAASTSVSVSTSSQHPLPVGPTRFSASRRIPSWNCIARENSAGSVDDDVLAEAALLYQQLVVHRGGNCNSSHDGDSPEAGDWTRSGGPLERTTSAQMFMDYVQNLDGADPGVDLNGDASSRSITVAEGDYLQTGRTHNGFVLNLVRGESLRRNNQDVEDRQNVDEAPECVQLDSPEKDIDRGSSASEEGDAEVETVVDTNVRQD from the exons ATGGATATAAGCAACGAGGCAAGCGTGGATCCGTTCTCAATAGGACCCACGGGTATCATCGGAAGAACAATAGCCTTTCGTGTCCTGCTCTGCAAATCAACGACTACGCTCAGACACAAACTGTTCAGATTCCTCGTGTGTTTCTACGGAGGAGCTAGAGCTTTTCTATCACCGTGTGTGTCCTGGCTACACCCACGGAACCCACAAGGGATATTAGCTATGGTGACGACGATGGCCTTTATGTTGAACCGCTACACAAGCTTAAAAGCAAAGGCTGAGATGGCTTACAGGAGAAAATTCTGGAGGAACATGATGACAGCTGCATTGACTCATGAGGAATGGTCTCACGCCGCCAAGATGCTTGATAAAGAGACTCCGAAGATGAACGAGACAGATCTTTTCGATGTGGAGCTCGTGAGGAACAAGCTCGAGGAGCTTAAGCATAGACGTCACGAGAATTCTCTGAGAGACATTATCTTTTGCATGAGAGCTGATCTTGTGAGGAACCTCGGTAACATGTGCAACCCTGAGCTTCACAAAGGAAGGCTTCAAGTTCCGAAACTCATCAAGGAGTATATAGACGAGGTCTCTACGCAGCTTAGGATGGTTTGTGATACGGACACTGAAGAGCTGTCTCTCGAGgagaaactatctttcatgCACGAGACGAGGCACGCGTTTGGAAGAACGGCTCTGCTTCTAAGCGGAGGAGCTTCTCTCGGTGCGTTCCATCTCGGTGTGGTTAAGACCCTTGTGGAACACAAGCTGTTGCCGAGGATTATAGCCGGTTCAAGCGTGGGTTCCGTGATGTGTGCGGTCGTGGGGACAAGGTCGTGGCCTGAGTTACAAAGCTTCTTTGAAGGCTCGTGGCACGCGTTACAGTTCTTTGATCAGATGGGAGGGATCTTCACTATTGCGAAACGTGTGATGACTCAAGGTGCGGTCCATGAGATCAGACATTTGCAATGGAAGCTGAGGAACCTCACCAACAATCTCACGTTCCAAGAGGCTTACGACATGACAGGACGGATTCTTGGGATAACAGTTTGTTCCCCGAGGAAGCACGAGCCGCCTAGATGTCTTAACTATCTGACTTCTCCTCATGTCGTGATATGGAGTGCAGTGACTGCTTCTTGTGCCTTCCCTGGCCTTTTTGAAGCTCAGGAACTCATGGCTAAAGACAGAACCGGTGAGATCGTTCCTTATCACCCACTTTTTAATCCTGAAGAGACCTCAGGAGCATCGGTTAGGCGATGGAGAGACGGTAGTTTGGAGATGGACTTACCGATGATACAACTCAGAGAGCTTTTTAATGTTAACCATTTCATTGTGAGTCAAGCTAACCCTCACATCGCACCCTTCTTGAGGATGAAGGAGTTTGTGAGAGCTTGTGGGGGCAGATTTGCAGCAAAG CTTGCTCAACTTATGGAGATGGAAGTGAAGCATAGATGTAATCAAGTACTAGAGCTCGGGTTGCCTCTGAGAGAAGTCGCTAAGCTGTTTGCTCAAGAGTGGGAAGGAGATGTCACAATCGTCATGCCCGCCACTATTTCTCAG TACTTGAAGATCATACAGAACCCATCCAACGTAGAGATTCAAAAGGCAGCAAACCAAGGAAGGAGATGCACCTGGGAGAAGCTCGCCGTCATCAAAGCAAACTTCGGCATCGAACTCGCCCTCGACGAGTGCGTCGCCGTCCTCAACCACATGCGCCGCATCAAACGCACCGCACAAAGAGCAGCAGCCGCCGCATCCACCTCCGTCTCCGTCTCAACCTCCTCCCAACATCCTCTACCCGTAGGACCCACCAGATTCAGCGCCTCCAGAAGAATCCCTTCCTGGAACTGCATCGCGCGCGAGAACTCAGCCGGATCCGTCGACGACGACGTCCTCGCCGAAGCGGCGTTGCTCTACCAGCAACTCGTTGTCCACCGAGGCGGTAACTGCAACAGCTCGCACGACGGAGATTCGCCGGAGGCTGGAGACTGGACTAGGTCGGGCGGACCGTTGGAGAGGACGACGTCTGCTCAGATGTTCATGGATTACGTTCAGAATCTCGACGGTGCTGATCCGGGCGTCGATTTGAACGGGGACGCTTCTTCGAGGAGCATCACGGTGGCGGAAGGGGATTATCTGCAGACGGGGAGGACGCATAATGGATTCGTGTTGAATCTCGTCAGAGGGGAGAGTTTGAGGAGGAATAATCAAGATGTGGAGGATAGGCAAAACGTTGATGAAGCTCCCGAGTGCGTGCAACTTGATTCTCCGGAGAAGGATATCGATAGAGGTAGCTCGGCTTCGGAAGAAGGAGACGCGGAGGTAGAGACGGTGGTGGATACGAATGTACGCCAGGACTAA